The DNA region CCACATCGCTCACGGCGAACCTGAATGCGAGGCATTGGCAGACTGGCCGATGTTTACGACTGGAGAACATTGGCCACTGTCCTGTCAGTCGGCTACCGTTTGACGCGTAGGGCGAAGCGTGCGGCTTGATGTATGTATCTAGACGAAGTTCCGGGCGACTTGGTATTCGGGGTCCACAATTACATCAGTCGCCGCCCTTTTGCCGTGGTAACTTTTCTGGAAGAACTCAACCATGCCCAGGCCGCTCGCGTCGCCCACGGTCAGCCGCGTCCTGCGCACGGGCACCCTGGTGACTCAAGAGTTCGATGCACGCTTGGGTCGGTCCCCGGACTACGCTGCTGAAAACGAGGCGCTGCATGCGCTGGCGAAAGCGTTGACTGCGTCGCACTCAGCCATGCTTCAGACGCTGGTTGATACGGCCCTAACGCTGTGCGATGCCGGCAGTGCCGGCATCAGCCTGCGCGAAGCAGGCGCCGGCCAGGCGTCCGCGTACCGCTGGGTTGCGGTCTCGGGTCATTGCGCCAACCGGGTCGGTCACATCATCCCATCCGACGACAGCCCCGGAGGCGTCGCGGTAGCAGTCGGCGCTCCGCAGCTCTTTGCTTTCCCGAAACGGCATTTTGCCTGTCTGGCCAGCATCGTTCCCGAAGTCACTGAAGAACTAGTGGTGCCGGTCCCGGGCACGCCGGAGCCTTGGGGGGCGCTCTGGGTGATGTCCCATGACGACGACCAGCACTTCGACAGCGAGCATCGCCGCATTCTCAAGAGCCTGGCGGATTTCACCTGCGCCGCGCTGACCATCGCAAAAGCCAAGGCCGACGCCGAAGCGCGCGCCGTAGAGGCCGAGACGGCACGAAATGCGTTGTCCAAGGTCGCATGCGCCAAAGATGATTTCATCGCCACGCTGGGTCATGAACTGCGTGGTCCGCTTGCTCCTATTGATAGCGCGCTGGCAGCCGCGCAAAAGTTGGCGGCCGGCCGTCCCGCCGTTTTGTCAGCACTGGCCGTCGCCAACCGGCAGGTGCAGCAGCTCAAACGTATCGTCAGTGACCTGCTCGACGCTTCACGGGTGCGTCACGGCAAGCTGTCAGCGCGGCCTGGCTACGCATCGCTGGGCGACATCATGAAGGACGCTATGGCCGCTGTGAGCGACGAGGTCGAGCGACGCCAGCACCAGCTTCGCGCAACACTGCCTCCGTATCCCGTGACGGTCTTTGCTGATGCGCCCCGACTGACGCAGGTCATCTCGAATCTTCTGGGGAACGCGGTCAAGTACACGCCACATGGCGGTGTAATTACCGTGAACGTGGACGCGCCCGAGTCGGGGACGGTACCTGAACACGATTCGACGCCGCGCGAGCTAGTCGTCACCTTCAGTGACAACGGCGTGGGCATTGCCCCCGACGAGTTGCCACGCGTCTTCGACCTGTATGCGCAGTCCCCCTCCGCTCGGACGGTGGCAGAAAGGAGCGCTTCGGCAACGACCCGTTCACGCTGGTTTGATGTCAAGCCGGCGACGGTATGGTTGAAGGTGCGCGCGCTGAAGAAGCTGAAGGACGCAGCGGCATAGGCACCCCCGCCGCTTGTTAGAAGGCCCGCTTTTCGAGCAGGCTTTTTTAATGACATCTCCGACGTAACGCGGTCCGAACTCGCTACGGCAACTGTGCCCCAATGGCAACCCAACGCCTGCGTGTTCCCAATTGTTGGCTGAGTTTTCCGGCGTCCAAGACTGCGGTGGGTCAAACGCATACCGCAGCATTGGGTTCACGCCTATACTTTGCTTTCGATGACGTCAACGAATTGAAGTGACCCAATGTCGAATCTCGCCATCAGTTCGCTTCCGCAGGTACACGCCCGTGCGCATCTCATCGCCGACCGGATTGACCTCAAAAACTTCAAAATCACCGATTCACTCGCCACCACACCGCTGACGGTGACGGTAGGCGGCGCTGACGGCATCGCCATTCTTTTCAGGTACGGCGTCGTCGTGCTTTTTGGTGTGTCGTTCGGTGATGAGCAACAGTTTCTCTCCTCGTTAGCTCAGTTGCTGTACAACGCTTACGGACGACCTCAACTCGAAGAAATCGCCATCCAGAGCGGCAAGACGAACGTTGGGGTGCAAGGCGGTGCGGTCTGGCTCGATGCGCTGACGTTGGAAAAGGCTCAGGTGATAGCGGACAGCCTCAGCAAAAGCCTTGTGCTGTCGATGTATGAAGACAAGACCGCGAGCGAGTT from Paraburkholderia caribensis includes:
- a CDS encoding ATP-binding protein, with amino-acid sequence MPRPLASPTVSRVLRTGTLVTQEFDARLGRSPDYAAENEALHALAKALTASHSAMLQTLVDTALTLCDAGSAGISLREAGAGQASAYRWVAVSGHCANRVGHIIPSDDSPGGVAVAVGAPQLFAFPKRHFACLASIVPEVTEELVVPVPGTPEPWGALWVMSHDDDQHFDSEHRRILKSLADFTCAALTIAKAKADAEARAVEAETARNALSKVACAKDDFIATLGHELRGPLAPIDSALAAAQKLAAGRPAVLSALAVANRQVQQLKRIVSDLLDASRVRHGKLSARPGYASLGDIMKDAMAAVSDEVERRQHQLRATLPPYPVTVFADAPRLTQVISNLLGNAVKYTPHGGVITVNVDAPESGTVPEHDSTPRELVVTFSDNGVGIAPDELPRVFDLYAQSPSARTVAERSASATTRSRWFDVKPATVWLKVRALKKLKDAAA
- a CDS encoding RMD1 family protein, with product MSNLAISSLPQVHARAHLIADRIDLKNFKITDSLATTPLTVTVGGADGIAILFRYGVVVLFGVSFGDEQQFLSSLAQLLYNAYGRPQLEEIAIQSGKTNVGVQGGAVWLDALTLEKAQVIADSLSKSLVLSMYEDKTASEFDSIIPLASELAKTGKVSADAKTLLSKIGGMLLIEHRMVGRAEIGDKPETLWEHPELGGLYALLEDEYELHERQAALERKLQLISGTAQTLAEIAETKHVHRLEWYVIGLIALEIVIGLADLTHKFLF